The genomic stretch TGACCGCCAAGAAGCACCAGAGCCTCCAAAGACCGAGCAGCCCGAAGAGACCAAGCCCGTCCTACCATCACTTTTAACACAGCAACTCAGCCAAAGCGCGGAACCCGTCACTCTCGAGCCAATAGAGAATCTATCACCCCACCCAGACGACAAACCAGCGCCACTGTTCGCGGGTAAGAACCGTGACAGTAGCAAATCTCCTGCCAAGATCGATACCTCGCGATTCACTGCACCTGCACCACCCGAATCAGATCTTTCCGAAATCACCCCCATCGATGAATCCCAAAGTGTACGCTCTGTGGTGTTCGGTGGTGCAGAAGAGGCTGTAGGATTCGAGATTGACATTGACGGAACACCTGTTGTGGGCGATTTACTTAAAATCACTTTCGTTGAGAACAAGGTTGTGCCCACTATACTAGTAAGTTTGTCTTCTAATTTCTGTACAGCACTCACGACTAATATCCCTAGGACTTCTTCTTCCGGTTTCCATGGAACAACTTCTTACACAATGTCGTATACGATGTAGTACAGCAGGTCTTCAACGGACAGATGGACCGTGGATACAACCGGCAATTAGCGATCGATCTTTTCGACAGTGGAGGGATTACTGAGCGAATCATCAAAGGCCAGCAGGAGAGCGACAGGTCTCACAAAGAGACGCACATGCGACTAGGATACATGGGACATCTCACCCTGATCGCGGAAGAGGTGTTGAAATTTACGGAGCGACATACCGACGAGGTCCTTTCACAGATGGTGTTAGACAAGGTCCACGCCGAAGACTGGGTACATTATGTCGAACACATCTTGTCGGAAACACGAGAGCGCGACAACGCCATTCTGGGAGGCGTACGACCCGACATGAGTGTCGGCCCCAGACAGGCCGTGCTCAACGCCGTCAACGCGGCAAACAATTTCGGAAACGACAGTGGCGGACTCTCCAACGCTAGCCTCGCCAACAACGGCAATATAGGCCTCGACAGCATGGAGCTCACCAGTGCTGGTGACACTGGAGGTGGTGGGTACACCTTCAGCGGAGGCTCCTTGCTTAGTGGCTTTACTAACTCGAgtgacgaagaagacgaagacaTGGACGATGTCGACACCGAAAGAGAGCGAGAACAACGACAGGGACCTGTCGACGATTCCGAACAAGTGGGTGAAATCTCATTTGACGATGCTGATATGGACTATCGATAATCCACACCACCCCGACCCACACACTACTGCCGCGATCGTTTCCCATCCGCGCTTGGTGCGTTTCCTTTTCTTATACTCGTTTGTATCATGAGATGGGCAGGCAGAGGGGTTACAGGCTAGATTTTGGACCGGTCATCGTTTCCTCTGTTCCTACATTCCTTCGCCATCCGCCGGGGTGTATGATACATGTAGTAATACGCATCGTGAGATGTGATTCTCTCATCTCCTTTGTGTGATGCACGATTGGGTGACTGGTCTTATAGTCTGGCAGGTCCTTTTGCTCCTACTCTTCACATCACCATGTACTCCATTTAGAATTTGTTCCTTCTCGTGTATTCTTTTTGCTGGCGTTCCACCTCCACTTCACTGATGTAATAGGGCTAGCTTCTAGATCTTCTACTAACATGACGTGTAAACAGCCAAACATTCCACCACCGCTTCAAATTCCGCCTTCTCGAGCGCGTCGCCAGTTCGCCCTCCGCCTAGCTCAACGGAAAGCACAGCTCGAATCAACACGCGAGGTCGAAGAAGATCCAGACGATCCATCAGCCCCAAAGACGCAAGAACAAGAAGAGCGCGAAGGCCACCAGCGATTTGCCCGCATGTTCGAGGGCATTGAAGACTCATCCGACGATGATAGTCTGCACAGCATCGAAGGCATGGGCGATGACGAAGACAGCATTGTAGGTCGTATTGAAGTTGAGGGCCAGGAAGTGGGTAGCCGAAGTCCGCAAAAGTTTGGCAGTCCAGAGAAGGATAGGGCaggcggtggtggtgtggAAAGGAAGGACAGCGGTGATAGTGAGCAGTCAGTCGTTGTTTAGTTTTGAGATTTTGTTTGTGATGTAATTGGATACAAGATGGATGATTATGCGAATGTCACAGGTTGACGCATCGCGTTGTTGATTGGCGCATGATGTTGGCATAGGGTCACGCAGCATGAATGGATACGTATATTGTCGGTAGCAATGCATAGTTACGAGATACCCCTCGGCTTCATTCACTTGGATATCACACTCGGGCAAGGCAGTATCTCTTAGTGCCTCCTAACATGGCTGTTCTGTAAACTTTGAAAATGACAAGGTTGCACCTGCCGTCCGTGAGGGGAGCTCACCACGTGACTCGGTGATGCGCTAAATTCGTAGCGCGTTCTCGTAGAGTTCATCTTCTCCGACAACAGTTGACCACAAACAGTCTCGCAATTCCAACATGTCTGCACATCCAGATAGAGCTCGCCCGGAGCCTAATCGGCGTTCCTCCACGGCTCCAAAACGCACGTCTATGCTCCCCAAGCCCTCCTCGGTCTTCCTAGATTCATCCGTCCTTATCGCTCAACACGCCCAACTCACCGGCACACAACCCATAACAATTGGCCCAAACACCGTCTTGCACCCGCACTGCAAGCTCAGCAGCGCATTGGCGCCTGTTGTTCTTGGTGAGGGTTGTGTCGTCTTCGAGCGGGCAAAAGTTGGTGTGGGAATGAGTGCTGAGCTCGATGCTGCAAGCCGGCGGAGCAGCGTGGCGCCGGTACGCATTGTTGCAAATGCAAGGGAGTCTATGCGAAGCGAGGGCACTTTTCTGGGGAAAAACGTTGTTGTGGAGTCGAACGCAATCGTTGAGGCTGCCGAGGTTGGCGAGGGTAGTGTGATTGAGGTGGGTGCTGTAGTTGGGAGGGGTAGTATCATTGGAAAGGTGTGTATACCTAAAATGACCTCATGATGTTCCGAAGCTCATACGTAACAGTACTGCACTATCTCCTCGTCGTCGTATCTACCTCCGAATACACGTTTACCAGATTATACCGTCGTCTTCAGCGGGTCGCGGCAGCGGATTGACAGAACACTGCAGTTACGCCCTGAGATACTGGACGCGAAGATGGCAGTTCATGCGAAGCAGTTGGATATGTTTAAGAAATTGATACCGAACAACATTGCGAAGTGGGCGTAATCCACAGTCCTTGTATTCAAGACACCGTACTAAGTGCGTGCATGGAAATAACGGCAAGCACCATATCGATACTCTATCAATACGTTTGGACATTATCTTATGGCGGTATAGTATTGTCTTACATGGAAAATCCAAAAGTGGGTCAACCTACAAGAGATCCATGGTACAGTACCAAAAGCGAGCCACCCAAGACTACCTTTTTGTAAGGCAGCAAAATGAAATCAGGAAACTCAACCATGGTAGGCATCTCTTTAATCATACGCTATAAATTTTGTGAGTTGTCGAAAGGGCTTATATACTCTTCCATCCCAGCCTTCCATACCCCAAACTACCACATCCAAAAGACTTCAAACAATTACATCGACGCAGCGAATTCGCGATCGAAAAGAACTCCTACTCCGGCTTCTCATACCCCAGacagaaagaaaagaaagaaaagTCCAATAATGGTATACTCCAGCCTCGCTGCCGGCCGCGTCCAAGGCATAGAAGTATGCCCCATGCCCTACGACGACCCCGACTGTCCCATCTGCCTAGAGCGCTACCAGTCCAACGCGCTCGTCCTCTACAACGCCGAGTACGCTGCTTCTTCCATCTCACGCGCAGCCAAACTCACTCGCGCTGTCGCCTCCAAACCCGCAGACCACTCACCCCTCAAACTTCCCTGCTGCCGCAACAAAATCTGCCGAGAATGCCTGAACGCCTGGCTCAGCGTATCAGACACATGTCCCATTTGCCGAGGCAAACTCGTCGTGCCGCCGCCGCTCGTGAGAATGCGTCGTTTTATCGATTGGGTCCTCGGGCTGGTCAACTTTGAGTCTCCTGTGGTTGTTGTGCATCCTCCTCCTCCGTCTGAGGCGGCACATGCCCCATCTAACGGTGAGCTTGTTATTTATATTGTTTTTTGTCTTCTGGTGATATTGGGGGAGTGGAGAGTGTCCATGAGACTGAGGTGAGTTATCCTTGAGTTTTGAGGATTTACTCTACTTTTGTAATTCATTTGGTCTTGTTACATATAGCAGCATTATAGTGTAGTCCAGCAGTGGACTAAACGGCTGTGTCCTTTTTTTTTTGGCTTACACCCGCGAGTTCAGAATGATCATCCAACTAACGAGATTTCACAGATGTCTACTCTGACTCCGATGATTCAGATGATAGCCGTAACTACGACTATGAATTGTACCACGACGAAGATTATGGGGTCTTGCCGCTTTTCTGCGGGTGGGAGGAATGCTGGACGGATCTCTGGAGAGATTAAGGCTTTCTAGAGGGGAACGCGCTGGGATGTTAGACTGCAGGTGTGCGCCTTCATTCTTTGCGATTTTTTTGTAGCGATGGAGCGTGGATGGTTAGGTGGTGGGAGGTAGAAAGATTGCTACGTGAAGTGGTATCATCAAAATTTCTCGATTTAGTAGTCATCTTTCATCACAACCGCCTTTCGTTCTAGTATTATTCTTACGACGTCCCCTCCTTTGTCACAGAGAGCTTCTACCTACTACCACATGCCTTTGTCAAGATTTATCACAAAGCATCAACAAAGCCCTATAGATAAGAGTGAAAAAGCTCCATAGAGCTCTCATCAAAATCATGTAATCGATGGTCCTTCAGTTTGGTACGCCCAAGTACGGGTACCGTGGTACTTGTAAAGGGGATTGAAAATCTCAGCGCTTCGCCAATGTATCAATCTAAGCCCTATACAAATTCCATGTATCGATCATACACCAGCAACAGGATATCATtacccccccccccccccccccaaaAGAAAACGCCAACATAACATTGTCTAAGAATTACCCCCTGCCATTACTGCCACCGAAACGCATCCCCCGGGATAAAGAAATTCGCATCTTCAAATGTAATGACGCGGTCCATGTCGAGGAAATGCGAATCCATCAGGGCATCTGAAAGATTGAGTAGAGATTGATCTTGCACGCTCTGCTGATTGCCTGGTGTGACAATCGTGTTGTAAGGAGGAAGAGGCGAGCCGGCTGTTGGTGTGGGATTGGCGCTGATTTGAGGAACAGACAGGGCGTGGTTGGGGTAGTTTGTAGGTACGTAGGGAGACTGATATACGTGGGGTACTCCACTTGGCGATAGAGAATGCGCGGTTGGTATGCGACCATGGTTTTGATCGTATCTTGATGGGGATGAAGCGGCTATGGATCTTGTCTTGTCCACGGGTGGTAGCTGTCTTGGGCTCAGCATTGATTGGGCGCTGTGGACACTGTTGTTGCGTCCGTGGAGTCTCATCAACGTCGGGTCGTGGGCAAGGCTTCCAGAGCGGGGTTTAGGCGTGGCTGCATAGGTTGGACTGGAATATGTCTGTGGGTCTAGTGCAAGTCCCGCGTGGTCGTAAAAGTCGAACCGGAAGTTGGGGTCGTTTTTACAGGCTTCTAGTAATTGCTCGAGGTGGTCGGCGTACATGCCAGCTTGATTGCAGGGTTTCGTGTTTACTTCGCTTTTGCCCCTCCATCTTGTTGCCATTTCCCAGAGATCGCGGACCAGGCGTTGGAATTCGGGTCGTAGAGGTTGTCGTGAGGCTTGGTGATCAAAAAGCAACGCTTTAGCTGCAACGAATGCGCAAAACGAGAACTGTACGTTGACAAACGGTATTAGAGTATGGGCGAGGAATTTGCCGACAATGTTGGAGGTCTCGACAGCAGCTAGCTCGCATGTTTGAATGCTGCATTCCTTGGGCAGGGCCACGAAGCCACTCCATGCACGGGGCGGGTATCCGATAGGATGGTGGAGAAGAATCATCGACGTGTTATGCGTGATATGCGCCAGTGTGAGATTCGGATCCATATCCACAACGGCTCTGTCAGGAGAAATATTTGAATCCTTCCATCTGGGTGGCAGGAACATCTTCCATTGCACAAGCCTTAGATCCAGCTCTTTAAAGCGAGTCAACCAACTGACAGCATGCTCTTTGTCCTGCCAATTGATCCTTTGCTGGAGAAAAAACGTTGTAACCTGGCTCAGACTCTCGGTTGCTTCAACGCAATACGCAAATGCCCCAAGCTTGGATGCATCAATATAACCATTGGCTGACATCGGACTAGCACCCTGAGGCTGATCAATCCGTGGGTCCTCGTCGTTGTATTGCGCAGGTACATTTGCCAAAGAGCGCCCTATCCGAGCTGCTGCTTTATTCCATATACCAAAGTACGGCGTTGTAACGGGCTCTTCACGCGTAAAGTATCCACCATCTGCTGGTAATCTTCGATGTACGTCATCAGCTGTCAGGCTCGTATTCCAACCAGTGGACGCTGAACAAAACCGATCGAGCAGAAAGATGACCCAGAACAGTCGCCGACGCTCTTCCAGTTCTGTCCAGTCGTTTGAAGGTTTTACCAGACGCACAGGCTCCATAAGCGATCCGGCATGCGAAGTTGATGGTTCGACCGTAAGCTGCAGATAGTCAATCGTCCTAGTGAGCGATCCGATCAGCGGCCATGCTCTTTCGGGCTGGCCATCATTGAGGAGATCAAAGACCAGAAAGACAAGGGCCTGTAGGCTTTCGATGGTAACATTGCGCATTGCGTGCGTCTCTACAATCATACGAGAAACTCTGGTCTGCTGACTTATCTGGTCGCCATCCATGAACAACACATTAGCATCCATGTGCCGCAGGGTAACAGCAACCAACGCATGGAGGACGAGCACGTGTCCAGCTTCTTGTGAGCCTTGGCGTACGCGATCTTGAAGTCTTTTCTTGTGTATATAAGGGATCCAATGATGAAAAGAGACGCAGAAGAAGTCTGCAACTTTTTCGAGAAGTGGCTGGGGCGGCAGGTGTTCTGCAATGTCGACATTCTCAAATGGAAATAGGCGATTCTCGCTGACTGGCATCTCAAGGCGTCGCTTCAATGGATTTGACGCTACATTTTCTTCTCGTACCCCGGTTACATTCTCTGTGGCTTTGGCTAAGCGGCGATACTCAGGGGGAGGTTCGGCGCTCCGAACAACTTCTTCGACACGGGGCGTGACTTCCCTCGCGGCATCAGAATGCCCGGGACTGACGGTATGATTGTTGGCAGTCGCGCCATCATCCTTAAACTGAGTCCGGATTTCTCCTTTGTCGTCCAAGAGGATTTTCTCTAGAAAGGCTTGTTTGAGTGAGATGAGGTTCAGCAAAAGAGGAACGCTATCATACCGACGCGACGCGTTAACGCCTCAACCGCGCCGGGCTTGAGGCCGGGCTTGTGTCTCGGCTGGTATTGGCATTCGGAGGCTTTGCCGAAGATCAGCAAGGGACACTGAAAATCCGCGCAAAAAAACTTACACAGCCGCAAGCAATGCGAACAAGAGGGTGTTTCTCGCGAGCAACGTAGCTTACGTTGCTTACAACTAACGCACGCGGGATTATCACCGCCGACGGAAATGGGCCCGTCTTCTTCTCCTGCTTGGCTTCCACTGCCAACCGAGTAATTCGTCCACCCAGTCATGTTGACATCACCGCAGCATCACGGAAGCGTTGGTAGAAAGAAGCAATTGGTGAAGGATGCAAAGGACGGCGGGCATCGGGATAACTGAAGGCTTTCCCCACACTCTAACCCCGCAAATATATTAGCTTGTTTTCATCTCGGCAATTCACTCCACTTGTACAGACGGTCAGACGCTGACATGGAAAGTTTCGGGGTAAATTACTATGATTCTGGACCATTGCGACTGGTGCGCACGGATCCTTTACCGCGTGGGCGACAAAATGGGTTGCATATGCAATGCACAAGGGCTTAGCTGCTTGTCCGCGCCACGCGCCACTCAACGACCACAAGCCACAGTATCGCATTGAAGTACTTGACTGTATGAAGATACTCCCGGATGGTCGCATCAAACACCTCTTTATTGACAGATACACGTTGCGACCGGATTTTCGCCCAGCTAAGAGCCATTGACGCGCTGGTGCGTGTGCGCGTGGTATTTCCAAGAAGACCTTCGTGTAATCGTGCCAAATCTTACTACACATGTGTAGTCAACATTCTCAGCCAAAGCAATTCCACTGATGTGAACTTGCTATTGAAGATGCCATTGTGTTCAGTACTATAACAAAGACCGATGCAGCATCATGTTGCTAAACCTTGTACCTCTAAATTTTGGCAGTGTTGTATTCACATCGACTGCGACAATAGACGAGACAATCATGTGTAGGGATGAT from Pyrenophora tritici-repentis strain M4 chromosome 1, whole genome shotgun sequence encodes the following:
- a CDS encoding transferase hexapeptide domain protein, whose protein sequence is MLPKPSSVFLDSSVLIAQHAQLTGTQPITIGPNTVLHPHCKLSSALAPVVLGEGCVVFERAKVGVGMSAELDAASRRSSVAPVRIVANARESMRSEGTFLGKNVVVESNAIVEAAEVGEGSVIEVGAVVGRGSIIGKYCTISSSSYLPPNTRLPDYTVVFSGSRQRIDRTLQLRPEILDAKMAVHAKQLDMFKKLIPNNIAKWA
- a CDS encoding RING-finger domain containing protein, which gives rise to MVYSSLAAGRVQGIEVCPMPYDDPDCPICLERYQSNALVLYNAEYAASSISRAAKLTRAVASKPADHSPLKLPCCRNKICRECLNAWLSVSDTCPICRGKLVVPPPLVRMRRFIDWVLGLVNFESPVVVVHPPPPSEAAHAPSNDVYSDSDDSDDSRNYDYELYHDEDYGVLPLFCGWEECWTDLWRD
- a CDS encoding Fungal-trans domain containing protein — protein: MTGWTNYSVGSGSQAGEEDGPISVGGDNPACVSCKQRKLRCSRETPSCSHCLRLSSECQYQPRHKPGLKPGAVEALTRRVAFLEKILLDDKGEIRTQFKDDGATANNHTVSPGHSDAAREVTPRVEEVVRSAEPPPEYRRLAKATENVTGVREENVASNPLKRRLEMPVSENRLFPFENVDIAEHLPPQPLLEKVADFFCVSFHHWIPYIHKKRLQDRVRQGSQEAGHVLVLHALVAVTLRHMDANVLFMDGDQISQQTRVSRMIVETHAMRNVTIESLQALVFLVFDLLNDGQPERAWPLIGSLTRTIDYLQLTVEPSTSHAGSLMEPVRLVKPSNDWTELEERRRLFWVIFLLDRFCSASTGWNTSLTADDVHRRLPADGGYFTREEPVTTPYFGIWNKAAARIGRSLANVPAQYNDEDPRIDQPQGASPMSANGYIDASKLGAFAYCVEATESLSQVTTFFLQQRINWQDKEHAVSWLTRFKELDLRLVQWKMFLPPRWKDSNISPDRAVVDMDPNLTLAHITHNTSMILLHHPIGYPPRAWSGFVALPKECSIQTCELAAVETSNIVGKFLAHTLIPFVNVQFSFCAFVAAKALLFDHQASRQPLRPEFQRLVRDLWEMATRWRGKSEVNTKPCNQAGMYADHLEQLLEACKNDPNFRFDFYDHAGLALDPQTYSSPTYAATPKPRSGSLAHDPTLMRLHGRNNSVHSAQSMLSPRQLPPVDKTRSIAASSPSRYDQNHGRIPTAHSLSPSGVPHVYQSPYVPTNYPNHALSVPQISANPTPTAGSPLPPYNTIVTPGNQQSVQDQSLLNLSDALMDSHFLDMDRVITFEDANFFIPGDAFRWQ